The Hydrogenophaga crocea genome contains a region encoding:
- a CDS encoding sulfatase-like hydrolase/transferase: MPFLSLPAADSRPLSRAALWLCVLLLITLLWDVSGLDLPVMQAIGDPQGFALRHQWLLERVLHDGVRQAMTLAFLLLVVWVLWPRLDLPRRDRLAVVAVVLLSLLAVNLIKNKSLTSCPWELRDFGGAAQYVSHWARGLADGGGGRCFPGGHASSGFAFLALSLPWLAPPAGAKRRRDIGRRWLATTLVIGLVAGVVQTVRGAHYPSHTLWTLLICGSVSVAAWGAFRAFEPGRRGAGRAHRPHSLRNLLRVLRPVLLPMLAMLAVLWLSRIGLALWQSPRIAEVQAWGLVLRQGLRFDGVLLGLLWTLPAAITPWMALHPDSARAWGRFLWAYGLLALLLLAFMELSTPAFIAQYDSRPNYLFVEYLGYAKEVGGTLVKDYWAHLLAALVLLPALALGYGRLSRPDPTPALLPLWQAVPLSVLLLSLAIAGRGSLGHRPANPASAALTADHLVNELPLNSLYTLMYAIYQARKSEAGITYAEMPRAQVLDTVRRETGLPADVFADDGRPTRHHRASLHPRTRPLNLVIVLEESLGAEFVGRMGGLPLTPNLDRLADEGIWFERLYATGTRSVRGIEAVVAGFPPTSAVSTVKLAKSQRDFFTLASFLKPHGYESTFYYGGESHFDNMRSYFMGNGFDRVVEQKDMPRDAFIGTWGASDGDLFDVAHRAFEAQPADKPFFALVFTSSNHAPFEFPEAPFTLHEQPRATVNNAVKYADHALGHFFEQARRSRYWDNTLFLVVADHNSRVYGPSLVPIERFHIPGLILGGPVKQPQRITTVASQIDLAPTLVSLMGLSGERPWIGRDLSDPAQQQRPGRAIMQFDKTQAYMEGNDVAVLQPDTSARTMRYEQGQLRDNPVGNPALIEKAQAHARFAQWAYQEGWHR; the protein is encoded by the coding sequence ATGCCTTTCCTGTCCTTGCCCGCGGCCGACAGCCGCCCGCTGTCGCGCGCCGCGCTCTGGCTGTGCGTCCTGCTCCTGATCACCCTGTTGTGGGATGTCTCCGGCCTCGACCTGCCCGTGATGCAGGCGATCGGCGACCCCCAGGGCTTCGCCCTGCGCCACCAGTGGCTGCTCGAACGCGTGCTTCACGACGGTGTGCGCCAGGCCATGACCCTGGCCTTCCTGCTGCTCGTGGTGTGGGTGCTGTGGCCGCGCCTGGACCTGCCGCGCCGCGATCGGCTGGCGGTGGTGGCGGTGGTGCTGCTGTCGCTGCTGGCGGTGAACCTGATCAAGAACAAGAGCCTCACCAGCTGCCCCTGGGAGTTGCGGGATTTCGGCGGCGCGGCGCAGTACGTGTCGCACTGGGCCCGGGGCCTGGCCGACGGCGGCGGCGGGCGCTGCTTCCCGGGTGGCCATGCCTCCAGCGGCTTCGCCTTCCTGGCGCTGAGCCTGCCCTGGCTGGCGCCCCCGGCTGGGGCCAAGCGGCGGCGCGACATCGGCCGGCGCTGGCTGGCCACGACGCTGGTCATCGGCCTGGTCGCGGGCGTGGTGCAGACCGTGCGCGGCGCGCACTACCCCAGCCACACGCTGTGGACCCTGCTGATCTGCGGCAGCGTGAGCGTCGCGGCCTGGGGCGCCTTCCGGGCCTTCGAGCCGGGCCGTCGCGGAGCCGGGCGCGCGCACCGCCCGCATTCCTTGCGCAACCTGCTGCGCGTGCTGCGCCCCGTGCTGCTGCCCATGCTCGCCATGCTCGCGGTGCTGTGGCTCTCGCGCATCGGTCTGGCGCTGTGGCAGTCGCCCCGCATCGCGGAGGTGCAGGCCTGGGGCCTGGTGTTGCGCCAGGGCCTGCGCTTCGACGGCGTGCTGCTCGGCCTGCTGTGGACCCTGCCCGCGGCGATCACGCCCTGGATGGCCCTGCATCCGGACAGCGCGCGCGCCTGGGGCCGTTTCCTCTGGGCCTACGGACTGCTCGCGCTCCTGCTGCTGGCGTTCATGGAGTTGTCCACGCCGGCGTTCATTGCGCAGTACGACAGCCGCCCGAACTACCTGTTCGTGGAGTACCTGGGTTACGCGAAGGAAGTCGGCGGCACCCTGGTCAAGGATTACTGGGCGCACCTGCTGGCCGCCCTGGTGCTGCTGCCTGCGCTGGCGTTGGGCTACGGCCGCCTGAGCCGGCCCGACCCGACGCCGGCGCTGCTGCCGCTGTGGCAGGCGGTGCCGCTGTCGGTGCTGCTGCTGTCGCTGGCCATCGCCGGGCGCGGGTCGCTGGGCCACCGGCCGGCCAACCCGGCGAGCGCGGCGCTCACGGCCGATCACCTGGTCAACGAGCTGCCGTTGAACTCGCTCTACACGCTGATGTACGCGATTTACCAGGCACGCAAGAGCGAGGCGGGCATCACCTACGCCGAGATGCCGCGCGCGCAGGTGCTCGACACCGTGCGCCGCGAAACCGGTCTGCCGGCCGACGTGTTCGCCGACGACGGCCGTCCCACGCGCCACCACCGGGCCAGCCTGCACCCGCGCACGCGCCCGCTCAACCTGGTGATCGTGCTCGAGGAAAGCCTGGGTGCCGAGTTCGTGGGCCGCATGGGCGGCCTCCCGCTCACGCCCAACCTCGACCGCCTGGCCGACGAGGGCATCTGGTTCGAGCGGCTCTACGCCACCGGCACGCGCTCGGTGCGCGGCATCGAGGCCGTGGTCGCGGGCTTTCCGCCCACCTCGGCCGTGAGCACCGTGAAGCTCGCGAAGTCGCAGCGCGATTTCTTCACCCTCGCGAGCTTCCTGAAGCCGCACGGTTACGAGTCGACCTTCTACTACGGGGGCGAGTCGCACTTCGACAACATGCGCAGCTACTTCATGGGCAACGGCTTCGACCGCGTGGTGGAGCAAAAGGACATGCCGCGCGACGCCTTCATCGGCACCTGGGGCGCGTCCGACGGCGACCTGTTCGACGTGGCCCACCGCGCCTTCGAGGCCCAACCCGCCGACAAGCCCTTCTTCGCGCTGGTCTTCACCTCGTCCAACCACGCGCCCTTCGAGTTTCCCGAAGCGCCCTTCACCCTGCACGAGCAGCCGCGCGCCACGGTGAACAACGCGGTGAAGTACGCCGACCACGCGCTCGGCCACTTCTTCGAGCAGGCGCGCCGCTCACGCTACTGGGACAACACGCTGTTCCTGGTGGTGGCCGACCACAACTCGCGCGTGTACGGCCCGTCGCTGGTGCCCATCGAACGCTTCCACATCCCGGGCCTGATCCTCGGCGGCCCCGTGAAGCAGCCGCAGCGCATCACCACGGTGGCGAGCCAGATCGACCTCGCGCCCACGCTGGTCTCGCTCATGGGCCTGAGCGGCGAGCGGCCCTGGATCGGCCGCGATCTCAGCGATCCCGCGCAACAGCAGCGGCCGGGCCGGGCCATCATGCAGTTCGACAAGACGCAGGCCTACATGGAAGGCAACGACGTGGCGGTGCTGCAGCCCGACACCTCCGCGCGCACCATGCGCTACGAGCAGGGCCAATTGCGCGACAACCCCGTGGGCAACCCGGCGCTCATCGAAAAAGCCCAGGCCCACGCGCGCTTTGCGCAATGGGCCTACCAGGAAGGCTGGCACCGCTGA
- the def gene encoding peptide deformylase, translating to MNPADTLPILRYPDPRLHTVAEPVAAVDERIRALIPRMLATMYEANGIGLAATQVDIHERLIVIDVSESRDQPMVLINPVIEWASDEKRKGEEGCLSVPGIYDGVERSTAVRVRALDGEGVERSIEAEGLLAVCIQHEMDHLVGKVFVEYLSPLKRNRIKSKLVKAQREAERA from the coding sequence ATGAACCCCGCCGACACCCTGCCCATCCTGCGCTATCCCGACCCCCGCCTGCACACCGTGGCCGAGCCGGTGGCGGCGGTCGACGAGCGCATCCGTGCGCTGATCCCGCGCATGCTGGCCACCATGTACGAGGCCAACGGCATCGGTCTCGCGGCCACGCAGGTCGACATCCACGAACGCCTCATCGTCATCGACGTGAGCGAGTCGCGCGACCAGCCCATGGTGCTGATCAACCCGGTGATCGAGTGGGCCAGCGACGAGAAACGCAAGGGCGAGGAGGGCTGCCTGTCGGTGCCCGGCATCTACGACGGCGTGGAGCGCTCGACCGCGGTGCGCGTGCGCGCGCTCGATGGCGAAGGCGTGGAGCGCAGCATCGAGGCCGAAGGCCTGCTCGCCGTGTGCATCCAGCACGAAATGGACCACCTGGTCGGCAAGGTGTTCGTCGAGTACCTGTCGCCGCTCAAACGCAACCGCATCAAGTCCAAGCTGGTGAAAGCCCAGCGCGAGGCCGAACGCGCATGA
- a CDS encoding AzlC family ABC transporter permease, translating to MIVFLKREHRARPEFMEGVRDQASVALGISAWGLMTGVAMVKSGMSVMEAVLMAFIVYAGSAQLAAVPMIAAGAPLWVILVAAFCVNLRFVVFSAHLRPYLMHLPRWERLTTGYVTGDLSYVFFARRYPHPGRTREELAQQEAFLMGNCAVNYGAWMGTSLLGIALANAIPTHWGLGFAGILALLGVTCSLATSKLRMVSAGVAGAAAVAAWALPLKLNIVVAIACAVALCLLIEQQRPAAPGSAHV from the coding sequence ATGATCGTCTTCCTCAAGCGCGAACACCGCGCGCGCCCCGAGTTCATGGAAGGCGTGCGCGACCAGGCCTCGGTGGCGCTGGGCATCTCGGCCTGGGGCCTCATGACCGGCGTGGCCATGGTGAAGTCGGGCATGTCGGTGATGGAAGCCGTGCTCATGGCCTTCATCGTCTACGCGGGCAGCGCGCAGCTCGCGGCCGTGCCCATGATCGCGGCCGGCGCGCCGCTGTGGGTGATCCTGGTGGCGGCCTTTTGCGTCAACCTGCGCTTCGTGGTGTTCTCGGCCCACCTGCGGCCCTACCTCATGCACCTGCCGCGCTGGGAGCGCCTGACCACGGGCTACGTCACGGGCGACCTGAGTTATGTGTTCTTCGCGCGCCGCTACCCGCACCCGGGGCGCACGCGCGAGGAGCTCGCGCAGCAGGAGGCGTTCCTCATGGGCAACTGCGCCGTGAACTACGGCGCGTGGATGGGCACCAGCCTGCTCGGCATCGCGCTGGCCAACGCGATTCCCACGCACTGGGGCCTGGGTTTTGCGGGCATCCTCGCGCTGCTCGGCGTCACCTGCTCGCTGGCCACCTCCAAGCTGCGCATGGTTTCCGCGGGCGTGGCCGGGGCGGCGGCGGTGGCCGCCTGGGCCCTGCCGCTCAAGCTCAACATCGTGGTGGCCATTGCCTGCGCGGTGGCCTTGTGCCTGTTGATCGAACAGCAGCGGCCCGCTGCCCCCGGGAGCGCCCATGTTTGA
- a CDS encoding AzlD domain-containing protein, with product MFDVDPWTFLTIVLLGGITVLTRGFFLISSKPWSLPHWAQRGLQYAPIAALAAVVVPEVVMSQGHFITTWRDARLFAALAGMAWFFWRRGVLGTIVCGMAVYLPLRLGLGW from the coding sequence ATGTTTGACGTCGATCCCTGGACCTTTCTGACCATCGTGCTGCTGGGCGGCATCACGGTGCTCACGCGCGGCTTCTTCCTGATCTCGAGCAAGCCCTGGTCGTTGCCGCACTGGGCGCAGCGCGGCCTGCAGTACGCACCGATCGCGGCGCTGGCCGCGGTGGTGGTGCCCGAGGTCGTGATGAGCCAGGGTCACTTCATCACCACCTGGCGCGACGCCCGCCTCTTCGCGGCCCTGGCCGGCATGGCCTGGTTCTTCTGGCGGCGCGGCGTGCTCGGCACCATCGTGTGCGGCATGGCGGTGTACCTGCCGCTGCGCCTGGGCCTGGGCTGGTGA
- the fmt gene encoding methionyl-tRNA formyltransferase, with amino-acid sequence MNIIFAGTPEFARTALEQLLAAGFRVPLVLSQPDRPAGRGMKLQASPVKQLALERGIAVAQPRGLRLDGKYPDDAAAARQAIEAAQADAMVVAAYGLILPRWVLDAPRLGCLNIHASLLPRWRGAAPIHRAIEAGDAQTGVTIMQMDEGLDTGDMLLREALPIRPDDTTARLHDRLAALGGRLIVEALELAACGGLRAERQPEAGVTYAHKIDKAEAAIDWSLPAATIERRVRAFDPFPGASTTLGGETIKLWAAQLADGAGAPGTVLEAGEAGIVVACGERALRLTSLQRAGGKRLPAADFLRGFPIARGQRLGAAT; translated from the coding sequence ATGAACATCATCTTCGCCGGCACGCCGGAGTTTGCGCGGACCGCGCTTGAGCAGCTGCTGGCCGCCGGCTTTCGCGTGCCCCTGGTGCTGTCCCAGCCCGACCGGCCCGCGGGCCGCGGCATGAAGCTGCAGGCCTCGCCGGTCAAGCAGCTCGCGCTCGAACGCGGCATTGCGGTGGCCCAGCCGCGCGGCCTGCGCCTCGACGGCAAGTACCCCGACGATGCCGCGGCCGCGCGGCAGGCGATCGAAGCGGCGCAGGCCGACGCGATGGTGGTCGCGGCCTACGGCCTGATCCTGCCGCGCTGGGTGCTCGATGCGCCGCGCCTGGGCTGCCTGAACATCCACGCCTCGCTGTTGCCGCGCTGGCGCGGGGCCGCGCCCATCCACCGCGCGATCGAGGCGGGCGATGCGCAGACCGGCGTGACCATCATGCAGATGGACGAAGGCCTGGACACCGGCGACATGCTCTTGCGCGAGGCGCTGCCGATCCGCCCCGACGACACCACCGCGCGCCTGCACGACCGCCTGGCCGCGCTCGGCGGGCGGCTCATCGTCGAGGCGCTGGAGCTCGCCGCCTGCGGCGGCCTGCGCGCCGAGCGCCAGCCCGAGGCGGGCGTGACCTATGCGCACAAGATCGACAAGGCCGAGGCCGCGATCGACTGGTCGCTGCCCGCGGCCACGATCGAGCGGCGCGTGCGGGCCTTCGATCCCTTCCCGGGCGCGAGCACCACGCTTGGCGGCGAAACCATCAAGCTCTGGGCCGCGCAACTGGCCGATGGCGCCGGCGCACCGGGCACGGTGCTCGAGGCCGGCGAGGCCGGCATCGTGGTGGCCTGCGGCGAGCGGGCCTTGCGGCTCACCAGCCTGCAGCGCGCCGGCGGCAAGCGCCTGCCCGCGGCCGATTTCCTGCGCGGCTTTCCCATCGCGCGCGGCCAGCGGCTCGGGGCTGCCACATGA
- a CDS encoding LysM peptidoglycan-binding domain-containing protein, which translates to MPSTTRLISSIASAVACLCTAQAVLAQGGPVPAEQRYPVTPEQRERAGQVAQAGVPLAELAPNAPDSHTVKAGDTLWGISGIFLRSPWRWPELWGMNLDEIKNPHRIYPGQVLYLVKANGRAMLSTRPGGAGGEPGTIKVSPRTRYESLSDAAIPPISLQSIESFLNEALIIDEDTLSSAPRIVAAQEGRVLLSRGDRAYARAISADAPNAAPLAVVNGRSASYRVFRNATPLRDPSTDEILGYEAQYLGKANVMRSETRRDSVNGKGEKISEIVPASLDITAAKEEIRVGDRLLPEPAREFSNYVPRAPQGRQSGQVVSVYGNAVTYAAQNTVVTINRGKRHGLEPGHVLAVLRESNTVTDTTDSARPVLRLPGERNGLMMVFRTFDRVSYAIVLDIAEGVKVGDLFVNP; encoded by the coding sequence ATGCCATCGACCACCCGCCTGATCTCCTCCATCGCCAGCGCCGTCGCCTGCCTCTGCACCGCCCAGGCGGTGCTGGCCCAAGGGGGTCCCGTTCCGGCCGAGCAGCGTTACCCCGTCACCCCCGAACAGCGCGAACGCGCCGGCCAGGTGGCCCAGGCGGGCGTGCCGCTTGCCGAGCTCGCACCCAACGCCCCCGACTCGCACACGGTGAAGGCCGGCGACACGCTCTGGGGCATTTCGGGCATCTTCCTGCGCAGCCCCTGGCGCTGGCCCGAGCTGTGGGGCATGAACCTCGACGAGATCAAGAACCCGCACCGCATCTACCCCGGCCAGGTGCTGTACCTCGTGAAGGCCAATGGCCGCGCCATGTTGAGCACGCGCCCGGGCGGCGCGGGCGGTGAGCCGGGCACCATCAAGGTGTCGCCGCGCACGCGCTACGAATCCTTGTCCGACGCCGCCATCCCGCCGATCTCGCTGCAATCGATCGAGTCGTTCCTGAACGAGGCGCTGATCATCGATGAAGACACGCTGTCGAGCGCGCCGCGCATCGTGGCCGCCCAGGAAGGCCGTGTGCTGCTGAGTCGCGGCGACCGCGCCTATGCGCGTGCGATCTCTGCCGATGCCCCCAACGCCGCGCCGCTGGCCGTGGTCAATGGCCGTTCGGCGTCCTACCGCGTGTTCCGCAACGCCACGCCGCTGCGCGACCCATCGACCGACGAAATCCTGGGCTACGAGGCGCAATACCTGGGCAAGGCCAACGTGATGCGCAGCGAAACGCGCCGCGACAGCGTCAACGGCAAGGGCGAGAAGATCAGCGAGATCGTGCCGGCCAGCCTCGACATCACGGCCGCCAAGGAAGAAATCCGCGTCGGCGACCGCCTGCTGCCCGAGCCCGCGCGCGAGTTCAGCAACTACGTGCCGCGCGCGCCGCAGGGCCGCCAGTCGGGGCAGGTCGTGTCGGTGTATGGCAATGCGGTCACCTACGCGGCCCAGAACACCGTGGTCACGATCAACCGCGGCAAGCGCCACGGCCTCGAGCCGGGCCATGTGCTCGCGGTGCTCCGCGAGAGCAACACCGTCACCGACACCACCGACAGCGCACGGCCCGTGCTGCGCCTGCCCGGTGAGCGCAACGGGCTCATGATGGTGTTCCGCACTTTCGATCGTGTCTCCTACGCCATCGTGCTCGACATCGCCGAAGGCGTGAAGGTCGGCGACCTGTTCGTCAATCCCTGA
- a CDS encoding DUF1631 family protein — MSSPPANGFALAQQARERFVLHIGRTLPELAKLVDQRLTGLLDQAGTMAEIQLRRDTWGTFKKRHALWVEDARTALKKHLAARAGLSDGASTSGQLELVAEGAIDDQILASRIAMRVLDKTSSELNELRLRVQFLERRTEMSKSDILLPDVLARLLVDQWKAAGLDRDGLAMVQDAIAPLLGAMLLDGYKAANAHLVAHGVMEKIDLQALVKRNPSGATAPAPMPQRADAATPPVQAPFRRVQEPGRAGPGAPGARNTSGFGAGATGPGGAGQRSSGYGSSHYAGSVHSGRGGPASGSGVHEETRMLTGASPLARARMRAQGVVGRLRRLLIDRVGPEFEATEVMPPSPALQQAMMRPVGYPPSTGASLGAAGAATGAGGAYADAGTVERTARALRERTQELKQAASTPTEKATIEVVALMFQAILAEERIPPSIRVWFARLQIPVLRVALAEPEFFSALQHPARRLIDRMGSCVMGFESNVGSAALEAEIKRVVQVIEQYPETGRRVFQLVYDEFQKFLNTYLSEQSGASRFVSVAQQVEQKETLSVQYTIELRKLLDDVPVRPEVREFLFKVWVDVLAVASVKNGIKSPETQALKQAASDLLWAASAKPNRDDRARVIQQLPGILQQLRKGMGLLGFPQALQDQHIKSVSDTLADAFMSRTEAIEQSQLDTLAKRLANLEDYLPEGGVGDFDLNADSIELITGVDASNIEVINQGGSQPNEAMRSWAAELQIGAWFGLDHNGKLGSVQLAWRSQHGQLYLFVSNAGRCFLMQSARVASYLQAGLLVPSEEEALTVRATREALAKLDANPDRLLAA; from the coding sequence ATGTCGTCCCCCCCTGCAAACGGCTTTGCCCTGGCTCAGCAAGCGCGTGAGCGCTTCGTGCTTCACATCGGGCGAACCCTGCCGGAACTGGCCAAGCTCGTCGACCAGCGACTCACCGGCCTGCTCGATCAGGCCGGCACCATGGCCGAGATCCAGCTGCGGCGCGACACCTGGGGCACGTTCAAGAAGCGCCACGCGCTGTGGGTGGAAGACGCCCGCACCGCGCTCAAGAAGCACTTGGCCGCGCGCGCCGGCCTGAGCGACGGCGCGAGCACCTCGGGCCAGCTCGAGCTGGTGGCCGAAGGCGCCATCGACGACCAGATCCTCGCCTCGCGCATCGCCATGCGCGTGCTCGACAAAACCTCCTCCGAGCTCAACGAACTGCGCCTGCGCGTGCAGTTCCTCGAGCGCCGCACCGAGATGTCCAAGAGCGACATCCTGCTGCCCGACGTGCTGGCGCGCCTGCTCGTGGACCAGTGGAAGGCCGCCGGCCTCGACCGCGACGGCCTGGCCATGGTGCAGGACGCGATCGCCCCGCTGCTGGGCGCCATGCTGCTCGACGGCTACAAGGCGGCCAACGCGCACCTGGTGGCGCACGGCGTGATGGAGAAGATCGACCTGCAGGCGCTGGTCAAGCGCAACCCCAGCGGCGCCACGGCGCCCGCGCCCATGCCCCAGCGCGCCGACGCCGCGACGCCGCCGGTGCAGGCCCCGTTCCGCCGCGTGCAGGAGCCTGGACGCGCCGGCCCGGGCGCGCCGGGCGCGCGCAACACCTCCGGCTTCGGTGCCGGTGCCACCGGCCCGGGCGGCGCTGGCCAGCGCAGCAGTGGTTACGGCAGCAGCCACTACGCGGGTTCGGTCCACAGCGGCCGTGGCGGCCCCGCCTCGGGCAGTGGCGTGCACGAAGAAACGCGCATGCTCACGGGGGCGTCGCCGCTGGCGCGCGCACGCATGCGTGCCCAGGGCGTGGTGGGGCGCTTGCGCCGCCTGCTGATCGACCGCGTGGGTCCCGAGTTCGAGGCCACCGAGGTCATGCCGCCGTCGCCGGCGCTGCAGCAGGCCATGATGCGGCCGGTCGGTTATCCGCCCAGCACGGGCGCTTCGCTGGGCGCGGCCGGGGCCGCCACGGGCGCTGGCGGGGCCTATGCCGATGCCGGCACCGTGGAGCGCACCGCGCGCGCCTTGCGCGAGCGCACCCAGGAGCTCAAGCAGGCCGCTTCCACGCCCACCGAAAAGGCCACCATCGAGGTGGTGGCGCTGATGTTCCAGGCCATCCTGGCCGAAGAGCGCATTCCGCCCAGCATCCGTGTGTGGTTCGCGCGGCTGCAGATCCCGGTGTTGCGCGTGGCGCTGGCCGAGCCCGAATTCTTCAGCGCCCTGCAGCACCCGGCGCGGCGCCTGATCGACCGCATGGGCTCCTGCGTGATGGGTTTCGAATCGAACGTCGGCTCGGCCGCGCTCGAGGCCGAGATCAAGCGTGTGGTGCAGGTGATCGAGCAATACCCCGAGACCGGCCGCCGCGTGTTCCAGCTGGTCTACGACGAATTCCAGAAATTCCTCAACACCTACCTCAGCGAGCAAAGCGGCGCGAGCCGCTTCGTGAGCGTGGCGCAGCAGGTCGAGCAGAAGGAAACGCTGTCGGTGCAGTACACCATCGAGCTGCGCAAGCTGCTCGACGACGTGCCGGTGCGGCCCGAGGTGCGCGAGTTCCTGTTCAAGGTGTGGGTCGACGTGCTGGCCGTGGCCAGCGTCAAGAACGGCATCAAGAGCCCCGAGACGCAGGCGCTCAAGCAGGCGGCGTCCGACCTGCTGTGGGCCGCGAGCGCCAAGCCCAACCGCGACGACCGCGCGCGCGTGATCCAGCAACTGCCGGGCATCCTGCAGCAGTTGCGCAAGGGCATGGGCCTGCTGGGCTTCCCGCAAGCGCTGCAGGACCAGCACATCAAGTCGGTCAGCGACACCCTGGCCGACGCCTTCATGTCGCGCACCGAAGCGATCGAACAGAGCCAGCTCGACACCCTGGCCAAGCGCCTGGCCAACCTCGAAGACTATCTGCCCGAGGGCGGCGTGGGCGACTTCGATCTCAACGCCGACAGCATCGAGCTGATCACCGGGGTCGATGCGAGCAACATCGAGGTCATCAACCAGGGCGGCAGCCAGCCCAACGAGGCCATGCGCAGCTGGGCCGCCGAGCTGCAGATCGGCGCCTGGTTCGGGCTCGACCACAACGGCAAGCTGGGCAGCGTGCAACTCGCGTGGCGCAGCCAGCACGGCCAGCTCTACCTGTTCGTGAGCAACGCGGGCCGCTGCTTCCTCATGCAGTCGGCGCGCGTGGCCTCTTACCTGCAGGCCGGCCTGCTCGTGCCGAGCGAGGAAGAAGCGCTCACCGTGCGCGCCACGCGCGAGGCGCTCGCCAAGCTCGACGCCAACCCCGACCGCCTGCTGGCCGCCTGA
- the dprA gene encoding DNA-processing protein DprA, with translation MPRDELAAWLRLLLTPQLGRDAARQLLARFGPPEAIWQHGPSDWQTVLGQRLADALEHPPEGFEATVEAHAQWLDAAPTRQVLTLGDPLYPARLLDTADPPLLLFVQGRPDALAQAARLAVVGSRNPTPQGEQNARAFAQALAEAGLCIVSGLALGVDGAAHAGALAGGGFTLAVVGTGLDRVYPSRHRALAHRIAEQGALISEYPLGTPPLAHHFPQRNRIIAGLGLGTLVVEAALQSGSLITARLAAEQGSEVFAIPGSIHSPLSRGCHALIRQGAKLVESAQDVLEDLRLDGPRSAEPARPPTAVEDDDPVLQALGHDPLGLDELQARTGLDTARLQARLLDLELDGRVARLPGGLLQRQAAG, from the coding sequence ATGCCGCGTGACGAGCTGGCCGCCTGGCTGCGGCTGCTCCTGACGCCCCAACTGGGGCGCGACGCCGCCCGGCAGTTGTTGGCCCGCTTCGGTCCACCCGAGGCCATCTGGCAGCACGGTCCGTCCGACTGGCAGACCGTGCTCGGCCAGCGCCTGGCCGACGCCCTGGAACACCCGCCCGAGGGCTTCGAAGCCACGGTGGAGGCGCACGCGCAATGGCTCGATGCCGCGCCCACGCGTCAGGTGCTCACGCTGGGCGATCCCCTGTACCCCGCACGCCTGCTCGACACCGCCGATCCGCCACTGCTGCTGTTCGTGCAAGGCCGGCCCGACGCCCTCGCGCAGGCCGCGCGGCTCGCGGTGGTGGGCAGCCGCAACCCCACGCCCCAGGGCGAGCAGAACGCGCGCGCCTTCGCACAGGCGCTGGCCGAGGCCGGGCTGTGCATCGTGTCGGGCCTGGCGCTGGGCGTGGATGGCGCCGCGCACGCAGGGGCCTTGGCCGGCGGCGGCTTCACGCTCGCGGTCGTGGGCACCGGCCTCGACCGCGTTTACCCCAGTCGCCACCGCGCGCTCGCCCACCGCATCGCCGAGCAGGGCGCGCTCATCAGCGAGTACCCGTTGGGCACGCCGCCGCTGGCCCACCACTTTCCGCAGCGCAACCGCATCATCGCGGGGCTGGGCCTGGGCACGCTGGTCGTCGAGGCCGCGCTGCAATCGGGCTCGCTGATCACGGCCCGGCTCGCGGCCGAACAGGGCAGCGAGGTGTTCGCCATTCCCGGCTCCATCCACTCGCCGCTGTCGCGCGGCTGCCATGCGCTGATCCGCCAGGGCGCCAAGCTGGTCGAGTCAGCGCAGGACGTGCTCGAGGACCTTCGCCTGGACGGGCCGCGCAGCGCCGAGCCGGCCCGGCCGCCCACCGCCGTTGAAGACGACGATCCCGTGCTGCAGGCCCTGGGTCACGACCCGCTGGGCCTCGACGAACTGCAGGCCCGCACCGGGCTGGACACCGCGCGGCTGCAGGCCCGGCTGCTGGACCTGGAGCTCGACGGCCGGGTGGCGCGCCTGCCGGGCGGCCTGCTGCAGCGGCAGGCGGCGGGCTGA